Proteins encoded by one window of Emticicia oligotrophica DSM 17448:
- a CDS encoding NAD(P)/FAD-dependent oxidoreductase: protein MKNLDYIIVGQGIAGSILAYKLMKANKKVLIFNDETLPTSSSVAGGIFNPITGKNLDKTWLADTIFPFQREFYTSLEKEFKSNFFHETNLFRPFANEQQRKHFLRLTDEYDLGNYLRIVQPNPSLFSAINNELGGLYTTSAGWVDVSLMLSNFKVFFQTNENYQAEKLDFSELKISESHISYKNIQAKRIIFCEGYYSTQNPYFNWIPFNPAKGETLIAKVEGYSINEIINQGFWIIRLSEGKCRFGSTYIWDRLDWEPTESSLELISSKISKFLTLPYQITSQEAGIRPTTKDRRPFMGNHPTHHNVYIFNGLGTKGVSLAPYFAEEMLGFLETNKVLIPEANIERFYSLYSL, encoded by the coding sequence GTGAAAAATCTTGATTATATTATTGTAGGACAAGGCATTGCGGGGTCTATATTAGCTTACAAGCTTATGAAAGCTAATAAGAAAGTCTTGATTTTTAACGATGAAACATTACCAACCTCATCGTCGGTAGCGGGAGGAATTTTCAATCCAATTACAGGTAAAAATCTAGATAAAACTTGGCTTGCAGATACTATTTTCCCTTTTCAAAGAGAATTTTACACCTCCCTTGAAAAAGAATTTAAGTCTAATTTCTTTCATGAAACCAACTTGTTTCGTCCATTTGCCAATGAGCAGCAACGCAAGCACTTTCTTCGACTCACTGATGAATACGATTTGGGCAATTATCTTAGAATAGTACAACCTAACCCAAGCCTATTTTCTGCCATAAATAATGAATTAGGCGGACTTTATACTACTTCAGCGGGTTGGGTGGATGTATCATTAATGCTCAGTAATTTTAAAGTTTTTTTTCAAACAAACGAAAACTATCAAGCTGAAAAACTTGATTTTTCTGAATTGAAAATATCTGAAAGCCATATTTCTTATAAAAATATTCAGGCCAAACGAATTATCTTTTGCGAAGGATATTATTCAACCCAAAATCCTTACTTCAATTGGATTCCTTTTAATCCGGCCAAAGGCGAAACCTTGATAGCTAAGGTAGAAGGATATAGCATAAATGAAATTATCAACCAAGGCTTCTGGATTATTCGCCTTTCTGAAGGAAAATGCAGATTTGGCTCAACCTACATCTGGGACCGTCTCGATTGGGAACCTACCGAAAGTAGTCTCGAACTAATTAGCTCAAAAATAAGTAAATTTCTTACGTTGCCTTACCAAATTACTAGTCAAGAAGCAGGAATAAGGCCTACTACCAAAGACCGCCGCCCATTCATGGGCAACCATCCTACGCATCATAACGTATATATCTTTAACGGACTCGGTACTAAGGGCGTTTCGCTTGCACCCTACTTTGCCGAAGAAATGCTCGGTTTTTTAGAAACTAATAAAGTTTTAATACCCGAAGCTAACATTGAGCGTTTTTATTCGTTATATTCGTTGTAA
- the cmk gene encoding (d)CMP kinase, translating to MQKITIAVDGYSSCGKSTTAKKVAARLGYSYIDTGAMYRAVTLYFHQHLVTLTNDKEVAKALDNIQIEFRRNAHDGRNETYLNGLNVEDEIRKLYIANKVSEVSAIPAVRHAMVAQQRKMGKKKGVVMDGRDIGTVVFPDAELKIFMTADPIIRANRRQIELNERGELVDIEDIIENIKKRDLIDTTRAESPLRKAEDAIEIDTSYMTLDEQVESVCLLSDAALSKVLGK from the coding sequence ATGCAAAAAATTACCATTGCCGTTGACGGCTATTCGAGTTGTGGCAAAAGTACGACCGCCAAGAAAGTAGCTGCACGTTTGGGTTATAGCTATATCGATACTGGTGCTATGTATCGAGCGGTTACCCTTTATTTTCACCAGCATTTGGTAACACTCACAAATGATAAAGAAGTAGCCAAGGCCTTAGACAATATTCAGATTGAGTTTAGAAGAAACGCCCATGATGGCCGAAATGAAACCTATTTGAATGGCCTTAATGTAGAAGATGAAATCAGAAAACTATATATTGCCAATAAAGTTAGCGAAGTAAGTGCCATTCCAGCGGTGCGTCATGCAATGGTTGCACAACAAAGAAAAATGGGAAAAAAGAAAGGTGTGGTGATGGATGGAAGAGATATTGGTACTGTAGTATTTCCCGATGCCGAATTGAAGATTTTTATGACAGCCGACCCAATCATCAGAGCTAATCGTAGGCAAATTGAATTAAACGAGCGTGGCGAACTAGTTGATATTGAGGACATTATCGAAAACATTAAAAAGAGAGACTTAATTGATACCACTCGTGCAGAAAGCCCGCTTCGAAAAGCTGAAGATGCCATTGAAATTGATACCTCATATATGACACTCGACGAACAAGTAGAGAGTGTTTGTCTATTATCAGATGCTGCTTTAAGTAAGGTTCTTGGTAAATAA
- a CDS encoding histidine kinase, producing the protein MKQPTYLIILLITSDWIWYGLIMLLLLFMLGFSLLKYFKKKTETGLLEKIIELEGIMGNQQFLYGNLNSIKQYILQHSPLEAAQYLTEFTNLLKTLSNSSKQKSITLSQEIETILLYLELEKKRVGEDFSFFQEIEANIKTEAIQVKPLFAFKQVEELIRKQQNQLKLHLIVKKVGERLCCKVESNVLSTNFVIEIPNKYSA; encoded by the coding sequence ATGAAACAACCAACTTACCTCATAATTTTACTTATCACTTCCGATTGGATTTGGTATGGACTTATTATGCTTCTTCTTTTGTTTATGCTTGGTTTTAGCTTGTTAAAGTATTTCAAGAAAAAAACAGAAACGGGGCTATTAGAAAAAATTATTGAACTTGAAGGTATTATGGGGAATCAGCAGTTCTTATATGGAAATCTAAATTCAATAAAGCAATATATTTTGCAGCATAGCCCACTAGAAGCAGCTCAGTATTTGACTGAATTTACCAATCTTTTAAAAACACTTTCGAATAGTTCGAAGCAAAAAAGCATTACCCTTTCGCAAGAAATTGAAACCATACTTTTATATCTTGAACTAGAAAAAAAGAGAGTCGGTGAAGATTTTTCGTTTTTTCAGGAAATTGAAGCCAATATAAAAACAGAGGCTATTCAAGTAAAACCGCTTTTTGCTTTTAAACAAGTAGAGGAGTTAATTAGAAAACAACAAAACCAATTAAAGCTGCATCTGATTGTAAAAAAGGTGGGTGAAAGGCTTTGTTGTAAAGTAGAAAGTAATGTATTAAGTACAAATTTTGTGATAGAGATTCCAAATAAATATTCAGCCTAA
- the trxA gene encoding thioredoxin, protein MKRIKFIVLLLLMGNAFGQNQDPYLLSINEFDRKLHEKIENAQLVDVRTPEEYSRGHLKRAINLNFNDDTFEDLIKAKLDKSKPVFVYCFSGRRSTDAAVFLRDLGYKEVYDMAGGFAKWTSSSKPYVSNNTTTQPIAAFTLDNLDKIIKENKIILVDFYAEWCGPCKKMNPILNKIADEHKNIKLLKIDAEKSDNIATIFKVDEIPTYVIIKNGKQVWRGVGEMEETELKQVLTKLK, encoded by the coding sequence ATGAAACGGATTAAATTTATCGTTTTACTACTTCTAATGGGAAATGCTTTTGGTCAAAATCAAGACCCATACCTATTATCTATCAATGAATTTGACCGTAAACTTCATGAAAAAATTGAAAATGCTCAACTGGTAGATGTTCGCACACCTGAAGAATATTCACGAGGACATCTGAAAAGAGCTATCAACCTAAATTTTAATGATGATACATTTGAAGACCTCATTAAAGCAAAATTAGATAAATCCAAACCCGTGTTTGTTTATTGCTTTTCAGGAAGAAGAAGTACCGATGCTGCAGTATTTTTACGAGATTTGGGCTATAAGGAAGTCTATGATATGGCAGGAGGTTTTGCTAAATGGACTTCATCAAGCAAACCTTATGTATCAAACAATACAACTACTCAACCAATTGCAGCTTTTACCCTCGATAACCTTGACAAAATCATAAAAGAAAATAAAATTATTTTGGTTGATTTTTATGCGGAATGGTGTGGCCCCTGCAAGAAAATGAATCCGATTTTGAATAAAATAGCCGATGAACACAAAAACATCAAATTACTGAAGATAGATGCGGAAAAGAGCGATAACATTGCCACTATTTTTAAAGTCGATGAGATTCCAACCTATGTAATTATCAAAAATGGAAAACAAGTGTGGCGTGGAGTTGGCGAAATGGAAGAAACGGAGTTAAAACAGGTTTTGACCAAATTGAAATAA
- a CDS encoding M20 metallopeptidase family protein, with the protein MSIDLKIKQLAKDYAAEVVANRRHLHTNPELSFQEYNTAKFVAQRLKEIGLTPQEGIANTGVVALVEGKNPSSKVIGLRADMDALPIFEKNDVPYKSQNEGVMHACGHDVHTSSLLGTAKILYQLREEFEGTVKLVFQPAEEKAPGGASIMIKEGVLENPSPASMLGQHVAPNIPVGKIGFREGMYMASTDEIYMTIKGKGGHGAMPDQLIDPVLIASHVIVSLQQIISRNRKPANPSVLSFGRFIADGVTNVIPNEVTIQGTFRCMDEEWREDGLRRMKKMAEGISEAMGAKCEFEIVRGYPFLKNHPELTRRMKAEAINYMGSDNVIDLDLWMAGEDFAFYSQVVDSCFYRLGTRNEAKGIISGVHTPTFDIDESALEIGPGLMSWLAIRELQQ; encoded by the coding sequence ATGTCAATTGATTTAAAAATAAAGCAATTAGCCAAAGATTATGCAGCTGAGGTTGTGGCTAATCGCCGACATCTACATACAAATCCCGAGTTGTCTTTTCAAGAATACAATACTGCAAAGTTTGTGGCTCAAAGGCTTAAAGAAATTGGTCTAACACCACAAGAAGGTATTGCAAATACTGGGGTGGTAGCTTTAGTTGAAGGTAAAAATCCTTCAAGTAAGGTAATTGGTTTACGGGCTGACATGGATGCCTTGCCTATTTTTGAGAAAAATGATGTGCCATATAAGTCGCAAAATGAAGGAGTGATGCATGCATGTGGGCATGATGTTCATACTTCATCATTGCTTGGAACTGCCAAAATACTTTATCAATTACGCGAGGAATTTGAAGGAACTGTGAAATTGGTTTTTCAACCAGCCGAAGAAAAAGCACCTGGTGGAGCATCAATTATGATTAAAGAAGGCGTACTTGAAAATCCTTCACCAGCAAGTATGCTTGGGCAGCATGTGGCACCCAATATTCCCGTTGGAAAAATTGGTTTTAGGGAAGGAATGTACATGGCTAGCACTGATGAAATATATATGACCATTAAAGGTAAAGGTGGACACGGAGCAATGCCTGACCAGCTGATTGACCCTGTGCTTATTGCGTCACATGTGATAGTTTCTTTACAGCAAATAATATCTCGAAACCGTAAGCCTGCTAATCCTTCGGTGCTATCTTTTGGTCGATTTATTGCTGATGGTGTGACAAACGTAATTCCGAATGAAGTTACGATTCAAGGCACATTCCGTTGCATGGATGAAGAATGGCGTGAAGATGGGCTTCGTCGTATGAAAAAAATGGCTGAGGGTATTTCAGAGGCAATGGGTGCTAAGTGTGAATTTGAAATTGTGAGAGGGTATCCTTTTTTAAAAAATCATCCAGAACTTACTCGCCGAATGAAGGCAGAAGCGATTAATTATATGGGAAGTGACAATGTAATTGACCTTGACCTTTGGATGGCAGGTGAAGATTTTGCGTTTTATTCTCAAGTGGTTGACTCGTGTTTCTATCGTCTTGGTACTCGCAATGAAGCCAAGGGGATTATTTCTGGAGTACATACACCTACTTTTGATATTGATGAGTCGGCTCTTGAGATTGGTCCTGGTTTAATGTCATGGTTGGCCATTAGAGAATTGCAACAATAA